The following coding sequences are from one Phenylobacterium glaciei window:
- a CDS encoding LysR substrate-binding domain-containing protein — translation MTRRSLPPLTALRAFEAFARLGKMTTAAEELFVTHGAVSRQIRSLEEAVGLALTEGPRHRLKLTDAGERLAASLSSAFDRVERTLTDLKSAADTELHLSCLGTFAMRWLIPRLGSFHDQHPGLRVRVTESFAPADFAREHYDAAIRLTEHVPSHGGEAIAFLDNFHGPVAAPQLTGATRGVKSFETLPRLHTRPHLQAWAEWESHTGLSLADAAQNREFEHLFYMLEAAVAGLGVGLSPFVYVAADIEAGRLAAPVGFVRTPAQFYLILPPGPARPAASAFRNWLLDEAGKVPTPS, via the coding sequence ATGACGCGACGTTCGCTTCCACCCCTGACCGCCCTGCGCGCCTTCGAGGCCTTCGCCCGGCTGGGCAAGATGACCACGGCGGCCGAGGAACTGTTCGTGACCCACGGGGCCGTCAGCCGGCAGATTCGCAGCCTGGAGGAGGCGGTGGGCCTGGCGCTGACCGAGGGGCCGCGTCATCGGCTGAAGCTGACCGATGCCGGCGAGCGTCTCGCGGCCTCGCTGTCGAGCGCCTTCGACCGGGTGGAGCGGACTCTGACCGATCTGAAGTCGGCGGCCGACACCGAGCTGCATCTCTCCTGCCTGGGCACCTTCGCCATGCGCTGGCTGATCCCAAGGCTGGGGTCCTTCCATGACCAGCATCCGGGCTTAAGGGTGCGGGTGACCGAGAGCTTCGCCCCGGCCGACTTCGCCCGCGAACACTATGACGCCGCCATCCGCCTGACCGAGCATGTGCCGTCCCATGGCGGGGAAGCCATCGCCTTCCTGGACAATTTCCACGGACCGGTGGCCGCGCCGCAGCTGACCGGGGCGACCCGCGGGGTGAAGTCGTTTGAGACCCTGCCGCGGCTGCACACCCGCCCGCACCTGCAGGCCTGGGCGGAATGGGAGAGCCACACCGGCCTCTCCCTGGCCGACGCCGCCCAGAACCGCGAGTTCGAGCACCTGTTCTACATGCTGGAGGCGGCGGTGGCGGGCCTGGGGGTGGGCTTAAGCCCCTTCGTCTATGTGGCGGCCGACATCGAGGCGGGGCGGCTGGCGGCGCCGGTGGGGTTCGTGCGCACGCCCGCCCAGTTCTACCTGATCCTGCCGCCGGGACCCGCGCGGCCCGCGGCCTCGGCGTTCCGCAACTGGCTGCTGGACGAGGCGGGCAAGGTGCCGACCCCGAGCTAG
- a CDS encoding glycosyltransferase family 4 protein, producing MLKTPSPAVGVSETRAPSGLAGAPPLRIAFLSYRSDPRVGGQGVYLSQAAAALARRGHSVDILSGPPYPDVPEGVTLIKLPSLDLYNQPHNGHRALRWRHLLSWTDTAEYFGHWLGKFMEPWTFGRRAAKYLRAHRRDYDVVLDNQSLSSGLLDIERAGLPVVGVIHHPIRRDLELALAAQPEWGMRALTRQWYSFLKMQERVAPRLHEIILPSQAAANDVAACLDVDPAAMNVIHLGIDQDTFKPQPDIRRRDNRILTTASADVPLKGLKHLIEAYCALLERYPRLELVVIGKLREGPTAELLDDLNLLDRVSFIHDLSNDEMAEQYARATICVTPSLYEGFGLPAAEAMSCGAPVVVTDGGSLPEVVGDAGVVVPKGDSAALARAIGALLDDPARRADLGAAARQRARKAFSWDRAAETYEAVLRRAIARKC from the coding sequence ATGCTGAAAACACCCTCTCCAGCTGTCGGCGTCTCGGAGACGCGCGCCCCGTCCGGGTTGGCGGGCGCTCCGCCGCTGCGCATCGCCTTCCTGTCGTACCGGTCAGATCCCCGCGTGGGCGGTCAGGGCGTCTACCTCAGCCAGGCCGCCGCGGCCCTGGCTCGCCGGGGCCACAGCGTCGACATCCTGTCGGGCCCGCCCTATCCCGACGTCCCCGAGGGCGTGACCCTCATCAAGCTGCCGTCGCTGGACCTCTACAACCAGCCGCACAACGGCCACCGCGCCCTGCGCTGGCGCCATCTGCTGAGCTGGACCGACACCGCGGAGTACTTCGGCCACTGGCTGGGCAAGTTCATGGAGCCCTGGACCTTCGGCCGCCGCGCGGCCAAGTACCTGCGCGCTCACCGCCGCGACTATGACGTCGTGCTGGACAACCAGTCGCTGAGCTCGGGCCTGCTGGATATCGAGCGCGCGGGCCTGCCCGTGGTCGGCGTCATCCACCACCCCATCCGCCGCGACCTGGAACTGGCGCTCGCCGCCCAGCCGGAGTGGGGCATGCGCGCCCTGACCCGCCAGTGGTACTCGTTCCTGAAGATGCAGGAGCGCGTCGCGCCCCGCCTGCACGAGATCATCCTGCCCTCCCAGGCCGCCGCCAACGACGTGGCCGCCTGCCTGGACGTCGACCCCGCCGCCATGAACGTCATCCACCTGGGCATCGACCAGGACACCTTCAAACCCCAGCCCGACATCCGCCGCCGCGATAACCGCATCCTCACCACCGCCAGCGCCGACGTGCCACTCAAAGGCTTGAAGCACCTGATCGAGGCCTATTGCGCCCTGCTGGAGCGTTATCCGCGCCTGGAGCTGGTGGTCATCGGCAAGCTGCGCGAGGGCCCCACCGCCGAGCTGCTGGACGACCTCAACCTGCTTGACCGGGTCAGCTTCATCCACGACCTCAGCAATGATGAGATGGCCGAGCAATATGCGCGGGCCACCATCTGTGTGACCCCCTCCCTCTATGAAGGCTTTGGCCTGCCCGCCGCAGAGGCCATGAGCTGCGGCGCCCCCGTGGTGGTCACCGACGGCGGCTCCCTGCCCGAAGTCGTCGGCGACGCCGGCGTCGTCGTGCCAAAGGGCGATAGCGCCGCCCTGGCCCGCGCCATCGGCGCCCTGCTGGACGATCCCGCCCGCCGCGCCGACCTGGGCGCCGCCGCCCGCCAGCGGGCGCGGAAGGCCTTCTCCTGGGACCGGGCCGCCGAGACCTATGAGGCGGTCCTGCGCCGCGCCATCGCCCGCAAATGCTGA
- a CDS encoding type II secretion system F family protein — MGFDAKSAYLVLVFAAVFAAGQACFGLMGTAKVKRRVNQRLKVSERIGGIQELVVELRKQRGLTAAGDLRAGVKWLAELIVRSGVPYDPKKWLMAVIAAAVGGAILIVVVSHSLLLAPVGAILFGGAGPIFFLKFMAARRAKALGHQLPQGLEIIVRSLEAGHPVPTAIQLVGREMVDPIGSEFGMAADEIAYGATLEQAIGRMSQRCQHPDVDLFAATVRLQERAGGNLTGLLKLNAATVRDRHRMRLKIKAATAEGRMSAIILTAAPFAAGGAIALLSPDFYGEVIHEPFIQTGLAAMGVWVAIGNLIMRRMVDMRI; from the coding sequence ATGGGCTTCGACGCCAAGAGCGCCTATCTGGTCCTGGTCTTCGCGGCCGTCTTCGCCGCCGGCCAGGCCTGTTTCGGCCTGATGGGGACCGCCAAGGTCAAGCGCCGCGTCAATCAGCGCCTCAAGGTTTCCGAGCGCATCGGCGGCATCCAGGAGCTGGTGGTGGAACTGCGCAAGCAGCGCGGCCTCACCGCCGCCGGGGACCTGCGGGCCGGCGTGAAGTGGCTGGCCGAACTGATCGTCCGTTCCGGCGTCCCCTATGATCCCAAGAAGTGGCTGATGGCGGTGATCGCCGCTGCGGTCGGGGGCGCGATCCTGATCGTCGTCGTCAGCCACAGCCTGCTGCTGGCGCCAGTCGGCGCGATCCTGTTCGGCGGCGCGGGGCCAATCTTCTTCCTCAAGTTCATGGCCGCCCGGCGCGCCAAGGCGCTTGGCCACCAGCTGCCCCAGGGCCTGGAGATCATCGTCCGCAGCCTGGAAGCCGGCCACCCGGTGCCCACCGCCATCCAGCTGGTGGGCCGCGAGATGGTCGACCCGATCGGCTCGGAGTTCGGCATGGCCGCCGACGAGATCGCCTATGGCGCCACCCTGGAACAGGCCATCGGCCGCATGTCCCAGCGCTGCCAGCACCCCGATGTCGACCTGTTCGCGGCCACGGTGCGCCTGCAGGAGCGGGCCGGCGGCAACCTGACGGGCCTCTTGAAGCTCAACGCCGCCACCGTGCGCGACCGCCACCGTATGCGCCTGAAGATCAAGGCCGCCACGGCCGAGGGCCGGATGTCGGCCATCATCCTGACCGCCGCCCCCTTCGCCGCCGGCGGCGCCATCGCCCTGCTCTCGCCGGACTTCTACGGCGAGGTGATCCACGAACCCTTCATCCAGACCGGCCTGGCCGCCATGGGCGTCTGGGTCGCCATCGGCAACCTCATCATGCGCCGCATGGTGGACATGCGGATCTAG
- a CDS encoding AAA family ATPase translates to MSNWSLLGRRVLAIGDSLAPLARGPLFGAAMEVAGLDRLTDLRPGMTDLILIDADHAEPAALAAAVATLAGVADLPPTLFLGGHLPVGLVRALMRLPHADVVEAPFTHEQLQNAIYALLDQAAAQAPSVQGHPSRCWSVLGAVGGAGATMVAIEIASALAARSSRANSVCLIDLHLADGACAPYLGATPSMGLAEFGPAAERMDAALLAAFATPVAKGLDLLACPRDPTAFTAISREAVLRILEIACEAYDHVVLDMPRHRHSWSLDALTGSDEVVVVSELTVPALLAARALSEEIEAAAALRPRIVLNRLANRMFGPAPSTAEAEKALQRKADGGIASDWEAAAASVNLGGAISQHRPKSKIVRDVGALVDRLLADHGRRPAPFPVAASSRAA, encoded by the coding sequence ATGAGCAACTGGAGCCTGCTGGGCCGCCGGGTCCTGGCCATCGGCGACAGCCTGGCGCCCCTGGCGCGCGGCCCCCTGTTCGGCGCAGCCATGGAGGTCGCGGGCCTGGACCGCCTGACCGACCTGCGGCCCGGGATGACCGACCTCATCCTGATTGACGCCGACCATGCCGAGCCCGCGGCGCTCGCCGCCGCCGTGGCGACCCTTGCCGGCGTCGCCGATCTGCCGCCGACCCTGTTCCTGGGCGGTCACCTGCCGGTCGGCCTGGTGCGCGCCCTGATGCGCCTGCCCCATGCCGACGTGGTTGAGGCGCCCTTCACCCACGAGCAGCTGCAGAACGCCATCTACGCCCTGCTGGACCAGGCCGCCGCCCAGGCGCCAAGCGTCCAGGGCCACCCCTCCCGCTGCTGGTCGGTCCTGGGCGCCGTCGGCGGCGCCGGCGCCACCATGGTGGCCATCGAGATCGCCAGCGCTCTGGCCGCCCGCTCCAGCCGCGCCAACAGCGTCTGCCTCATCGACCTGCACCTGGCCGACGGCGCCTGCGCGCCCTACCTCGGCGCGACTCCCTCCATGGGCCTGGCCGAGTTCGGCCCCGCCGCCGAGCGGATGGACGCCGCCCTGTTGGCCGCCTTCGCCACCCCGGTGGCCAAGGGCCTCGATTTGCTGGCCTGTCCCCGCGACCCCACCGCTTTCACCGCCATCTCCCGCGAGGCCGTCCTGCGCATCCTGGAGATCGCCTGCGAGGCCTATGACCACGTGGTCCTCGACATGCCGCGCCACCGGCATTCGTGGAGCCTGGACGCGCTGACCGGCTCCGACGAGGTGGTGGTGGTCTCCGAACTCACCGTGCCGGCCCTCCTGGCCGCCCGCGCCCTGTCCGAAGAGATCGAGGCCGCCGCGGCCCTGCGGCCTCGCATCGTGTTGAACCGCTTGGCCAACCGCATGTTCGGCCCCGCCCCCTCCACCGCCGAAGCCGAGAAGGCCCTGCAGCGCAAGGCCGACGGCGGCATCGCCTCGGACTGGGAGGCGGCCGCCGCCTCGGTCAATCTGGGCGGCGCCATCAGCCAGCACCGGCCCAAGTCGAAAATCGTCCGAGATGTGGGGGCTCTGGTGGACCGCCTGCTGGCCGACCACGGCCGGCGTCCCGCGCCCTTCCCGGTCGCCGCCTCGTCGCGAGCCGCCTGA
- the cpaB gene encoding Flp pilus assembly protein CpaB: protein MRLLTIGSLGASVALGLGAILVARVALPETGKVHAAPAVVSPMANAVSVVVAARDIAYGERLDAGHLKLIRVPRDASPVNAFTSVAQVLAQDHGGAPVALTLIAAREPLLPAKLSGPGARPSVAAELEPGMRAYAIGVNDISGVGGHALPGDRVDVVMMRNLTPNGPGKVLTSQLVVQNVRVLGVDLNADPTSTKAEKPSTTTLEVSVKDAQKLAIAAEMGSLSLALRPLGASDVEPVAEVASAAPRAAGHARRARSSGAPSGGRITIVEGENSAPAASAKPAA, encoded by the coding sequence ATGCGGCTCTTAACAATCGGCAGTCTCGGCGCCTCCGTGGCGCTGGGCCTGGGCGCCATTCTGGTGGCCCGGGTCGCCTTGCCCGAGACCGGAAAGGTCCACGCCGCGCCCGCCGTGGTCTCGCCCATGGCCAATGCGGTCTCCGTGGTCGTGGCCGCCCGCGACATCGCCTATGGCGAACGCCTCGACGCCGGCCACCTGAAGCTGATCCGCGTACCCCGCGACGCCTCGCCGGTTAACGCCTTCACCTCGGTCGCCCAGGTTCTGGCCCAGGATCACGGCGGGGCGCCGGTGGCCCTGACCCTGATCGCCGCCCGCGAGCCCCTGCTGCCCGCCAAGCTTTCCGGCCCCGGCGCTCGCCCGTCGGTGGCCGCGGAGCTGGAACCCGGCATGCGCGCCTACGCCATCGGGGTGAACGACATCTCCGGCGTTGGCGGCCACGCCCTGCCCGGCGACCGGGTGGACGTGGTGATGATGCGCAACCTGACCCCCAATGGGCCGGGCAAGGTGCTGACCTCGCAGCTGGTCGTCCAGAACGTCCGCGTCCTCGGCGTGGACCTCAACGCCGACCCCACCTCCACCAAGGCCGAGAAACCGTCGACCACCACCCTGGAGGTCAGCGTCAAGGACGCCCAGAAACTGGCCATCGCCGCCGAGATGGGCTCCCTCTCGCTCGCCCTGCGCCCCCTCGGCGCCTCGGATGTCGAGCCGGTCGCCGAGGTCGCGTCGGCCGCGCCCCGCGCCGCCGGCCATGCCCGCCGCGCACGGTCCTCCGGCGCGCCCTCGGGCGGCCGCATCACCATCGTCGAAGGCGAGAACTCCGCCCCGGCCGCCAGCGCCAAGCCCGCGGCCTAA
- a CDS encoding cytochrome P450, with amino-acid sequence MTDATAFAHHFTPAAPERPDDWLPVWRIFVDKAAQNPLNGWPTLAFETHHKTRRVFTLNYHFISDPVAIQHVLMDKLGTYQKPALVNKMLSVALGEGLLTTNGEAWREQRRMMAPVFTPGMVTEFTPTFARVAEQTADRWATGDSDVIDVAAESLRTTFDIINATLFSSAAGFTVEEASGHMAAVMKAMSQYRLGPIFGMPWLDQNPVQWRGAVGRRFIIGKLADFIARRQADPAPPQDFMTRVIDAFSATHPPKEAAKLALDNAVTFLGAGHETTANALTWALYLLSRDRQAQEWAGEEARAAWDAGGTPEEILARLPYLKMVWEETLRLYPPALRIDREAMADDDLCGHAIRKGDQISIWPWIVHRHRLLWDEPDVFNPENFDPEAKAAHHRFQYIPFGAGPRVCIGAAFAQAEGLLVLSHWLARFRFRPVAGHTVEPTGDIAIRPKGGMPLVVERV; translated from the coding sequence ATGACCGACGCCACCGCCTTCGCCCATCACTTCACACCGGCCGCGCCGGAACGCCCCGACGATTGGCTGCCGGTCTGGCGCATCTTCGTCGACAAGGCCGCGCAGAACCCGCTGAACGGCTGGCCGACCCTGGCCTTCGAGACCCACCACAAGACCCGCAGGGTCTTCACCCTGAACTACCACTTCATCAGCGACCCGGTCGCCATCCAGCATGTGCTGATGGACAAACTCGGGACGTATCAGAAGCCCGCCCTGGTCAATAAGATGCTCAGCGTCGCCCTGGGCGAAGGCCTGCTCACCACCAACGGCGAGGCCTGGCGCGAGCAGCGGCGGATGATGGCCCCGGTCTTCACGCCGGGCATGGTGACGGAGTTCACCCCGACCTTCGCCCGCGTCGCCGAGCAGACCGCCGACCGCTGGGCCACCGGCGACAGCGACGTCATCGACGTGGCCGCCGAGAGCCTACGCACCACCTTCGATATCATCAACGCCACCCTGTTCTCCTCGGCCGCCGGTTTCACGGTGGAGGAGGCGTCGGGCCACATGGCCGCGGTGATGAAGGCCATGAGCCAGTACCGCCTGGGCCCGATCTTCGGCATGCCCTGGCTGGACCAGAACCCGGTCCAGTGGCGAGGCGCCGTGGGCCGCCGCTTCATCATCGGCAAGCTGGCTGACTTCATCGCCCGGCGGCAGGCCGATCCTGCCCCGCCCCAGGACTTCATGACCCGGGTCATCGACGCCTTCAGCGCCACCCATCCGCCGAAGGAAGCCGCCAAGCTGGCGCTCGACAACGCCGTCACCTTCCTGGGGGCCGGCCACGAGACCACGGCCAACGCCCTGACCTGGGCGTTGTATCTGCTCAGCCGCGACCGCCAGGCCCAGGAATGGGCGGGCGAGGAGGCCCGCGCCGCCTGGGACGCCGGCGGGACCCCTGAGGAAATTCTGGCCCGCCTGCCCTATCTGAAGATGGTCTGGGAGGAGACCCTGCGCCTCTATCCACCGGCCCTGCGTATCGACCGCGAGGCCATGGCCGACGACGACCTTTGCGGCCACGCGATCCGCAAGGGCGACCAGATCTCCATCTGGCCCTGGATCGTCCACCGCCACCGGCTGCTGTGGGACGAGCCCGACGTCTTCAATCCGGAGAACTTCGATCCGGAGGCCAAGGCCGCCCACCACCGCTTCCAATACATCCCCTTCGGCGCCGGCCCGCGGGTCTGCATCGGGGCGGCCTTCGCCCAGGCCGAGGGCCTGCTGGTGCTCTCCCACTGGCTGGCCCGCTTCCGCTTCCGCCCCGTCGCCGGCCACACGGTGGAGCCCACCGGCGACATCGCCATCCGGCCTAAGGGCGGCATGCCCTTGGTCGTGGAGCGGGTGTAG
- a CDS encoding type II secretion system F family protein encodes MDLQPLLLWLGLALVGLGVTGGGVLAFGELRVRSLRKARFQDPATPRIEPPRGEVRILGQVTASVRRLGQQAAISDPSKVSDVRMRLIRAGFFNREAAIYYLGARAAALALATLGTIVMLPFALKPGHGMAPVALAAILALVALMGPDRVLAMRQKDREREYADGFPDLLDLLVASVEAGLSLDAAVGRVTDELVRRYPRLTIHLRMLTLELRAGKSRKDAWTAFADRLGIDDARAFATMLRQAEDMGTSLGETLTVFSQDMRQKRMLRAEEKALALPVKLTVPLILFIFPCLLGVLMLPAIFRLMQVFH; translated from the coding sequence ATGGACCTGCAACCCCTCCTCCTCTGGCTCGGCCTGGCCCTGGTGGGCCTCGGCGTGACCGGCGGCGGCGTGCTGGCCTTCGGCGAGCTGCGCGTGCGGTCGCTGCGCAAGGCGCGTTTCCAGGACCCCGCCACGCCCCGGATCGAACCCCCGCGCGGCGAGGTCCGCATCCTGGGCCAGGTCACCGCCAGCGTGCGCCGTCTGGGCCAGCAGGCCGCCATCAGCGACCCCTCCAAGGTCTCCGACGTCCGCATGCGGCTGATCCGCGCCGGCTTCTTCAATCGCGAGGCGGCGATCTACTATCTCGGAGCCCGGGCCGCGGCCCTGGCCCTCGCCACGCTCGGCACCATTGTCATGCTGCCCTTCGCCCTGAAGCCCGGCCACGGCATGGCGCCGGTAGCCCTGGCCGCGATCCTGGCCCTGGTCGCCCTGATGGGACCAGACCGGGTGCTCGCCATGCGCCAGAAGGACCGCGAGCGGGAGTATGCCGACGGCTTCCCCGACCTGCTGGACCTGCTGGTGGCCTCCGTGGAGGCGGGACTGTCCCTGGACGCCGCCGTCGGCCGGGTCACCGACGAACTGGTCCGCCGTTATCCGCGCCTGACCATCCACCTGCGCATGCTGACCCTGGAGCTGCGGGCCGGGAAGTCGCGCAAGGACGCCTGGACCGCCTTCGCCGACCGCCTGGGCATCGATGACGCGCGCGCCTTCGCCACCATGCTGCGCCAGGCCGAGGACATGGGCACCAGCCTGGGGGAGACCCTCACGGTCTTCTCCCAGGACATGCGCCAGAAGCGGATGCTGCGGGCCGAGGAAAAGGCGCTGGCCCTGCCGGTGAAGCTCACCGTGCCCTTGATCCTGTTCATCTTCCCCTGCCTGCTGGGGGTCCTGATGCTGCCGGCGATCTTCCGCCTGATGCAGGTCTTCCACTAG
- a CDS encoding type II and III secretion system protein family protein, translated as MHRTPLLGAIAAALVLGSSLPAAAEQFSSEAARSRVITVPRNKSASFRLDSPASKIVVAQPETAQIVATTDRSFYVRGKQLGSTNLLIYGAGGALQEVVDVRVGYDADALQEDLAAAVPGEQIEVRNLGEGLLLAGDVSTTAVAAKAKALAEKFAPGSVTSALTVRASQQVILEVRVLEASRSSLKDIGFNINASNGSTFALQTGTGLIGNTAPQGGLQLRGTLGTATIDVVLRALEEKGVIRTLARPNLVALSGEKASFLAGGEFPFPVPNGRDTVTIEFRPFGVTLNFQPTVQDNGLIRLQVAPEVSQLDTRTPLKLNGIEIPSLVVRRANTTVELRSGESFAIAGLFQQNYSNAVRQLPGVGQVPVLGSLFRSSRWQKAETELVIIVTPRMAGGDDYHATSTILAGNEATAIDLILNGLALDKPMAKVEGSAKTGAPS; from the coding sequence ATGCACCGCACCCCCCTCCTCGGCGCGATCGCCGCCGCCCTGGTCCTCGGCTCGAGCCTGCCGGCCGCCGCCGAACAGTTTTCCAGCGAGGCCGCCCGCTCGCGGGTCATCACCGTGCCGCGCAACAAGTCCGCCTCCTTCCGGCTCGACAGCCCCGCCAGCAAGATCGTGGTGGCCCAGCCCGAGACCGCGCAGATCGTCGCCACCACCGACCGCAGCTTCTATGTGCGCGGCAAGCAGCTCGGCTCCACCAACCTGCTGATCTACGGGGCCGGCGGGGCCCTGCAGGAAGTGGTGGACGTCCGGGTCGGCTACGACGCCGACGCCCTGCAGGAAGACCTCGCCGCCGCGGTGCCCGGCGAACAGATCGAGGTCCGCAACCTGGGGGAAGGCCTGCTCCTGGCCGGTGACGTCTCCACCACCGCCGTCGCCGCCAAGGCAAAGGCGCTCGCCGAAAAGTTCGCCCCCGGCTCCGTCACCTCGGCGCTCACCGTGCGGGCCTCCCAACAGGTGATCCTCGAGGTGCGGGTGCTGGAGGCCAGCCGCTCGTCGCTCAAGGACATCGGCTTCAACATCAACGCCAGCAACGGCTCCACCTTCGCCCTGCAGACCGGGACCGGCCTGATCGGCAACACCGCCCCTCAGGGCGGCCTGCAACTGCGCGGGACGTTGGGGACGGCCACCATCGACGTGGTCCTGCGGGCGCTTGAGGAAAAGGGCGTCATCCGCACCCTGGCCCGGCCCAACCTGGTGGCCCTGTCCGGCGAGAAGGCCAGCTTCCTGGCCGGCGGCGAGTTCCCTTTCCCGGTGCCCAACGGCCGCGACACCGTCACCATCGAGTTCCGCCCCTTCGGCGTGACGCTGAACTTCCAGCCCACCGTGCAGGACAACGGCCTGATCCGGCTGCAGGTGGCCCCCGAGGTCAGCCAGCTCGACACCCGCACGCCCTTGAAGCTGAACGGCATCGAGATCCCCAGCCTGGTGGTCCGCCGCGCCAACACCACCGTCGAGCTGCGCTCGGGCGAGAGCTTCGCCATCGCCGGTCTCTTCCAGCAGAACTATTCCAACGCCGTGCGCCAGCTGCCCGGCGTCGGACAGGTTCCCGTCCTGGGCTCGCTGTTCCGCTCCTCGCGCTGGCAGAAGGCCGAGACCGAGCTGGTGATCATCGTCACCCCGCGCATGGCCGGCGGCGACGACTATCACGCCACCTCCACCATCCTGGCCGGCAATGAGGCCACCGCCATCGACCTGATCCTCAACGGCCTGGCCCTCGACAAGCCCATGGCCAAGGTCGAGGGCTCGGCCAAGACCGGGGCGCCCTCATGA
- a CDS encoding CpaF family protein — translation MGRFSPTKPVALEVVETEAPTPPAERAPSPATSDLAERQMLDVKLKLHAQLIEELDLSKLESVGEKELRRQVMALVGDFARAERLVLNTAELEDLGSSVYDEMMGLGPLEPLLKDDSINDILINGPFQVYVERRGELEPTAVRFRDNDHLLRIVNRIVAGVGRRIDESQPMVDARLPDGSRVNAAIAPIAIDGACVSIRKFSKKPYTLEKLVDVGAMPQCVADFLHGAIKARVSTVISGGTGSGKTTLLNALSAAISHKERLITIEDAAELQMQQPHIVRLETRPPNIEGKGEIRQRELVKNALRMRPDRVILGEVRGEEAFDMLQAMNTGHEGSMATIHANTPRDAITRLEQMVAMSGMKLSPEAVRGQIASAVGLIIQIMRLSDGKRKLMSVTEITGMEGQVVQMQEIFFFNRLHTTADGVVHGEFRASGLRARCLDEMTRRGIAYDTANFDPSRVLG, via the coding sequence ATGGGACGCTTCAGCCCCACCAAGCCCGTCGCCCTCGAAGTCGTCGAGACCGAGGCTCCGACTCCGCCTGCCGAACGCGCGCCCTCGCCCGCCACGAGCGATCTCGCCGAGCGTCAGATGCTCGACGTTAAGTTGAAGCTGCACGCCCAACTGATTGAAGAACTTGACCTCTCCAAGCTGGAGAGCGTCGGCGAAAAGGAACTGCGCCGCCAGGTCATGGCGTTGGTGGGCGACTTCGCGCGCGCCGAGCGCCTGGTGCTCAACACCGCCGAACTCGAGGACCTCGGGTCGTCGGTCTATGACGAGATGATGGGCCTCGGCCCCCTTGAGCCCCTGCTCAAGGACGACAGCATCAACGACATCCTGATCAACGGGCCCTTCCAGGTCTATGTCGAGCGACGCGGCGAGCTGGAGCCCACCGCCGTCCGCTTCCGCGACAACGATCACCTGCTGCGCATCGTCAACCGCATCGTCGCCGGGGTCGGCCGCCGGATTGACGAAAGCCAGCCCATGGTCGACGCCCGCCTGCCCGACGGCAGCCGGGTCAACGCCGCCATCGCCCCCATCGCCATCGACGGGGCCTGCGTCTCGATCCGCAAGTTCTCCAAGAAGCCCTACACCCTGGAAAAGCTGGTGGACGTGGGCGCCATGCCCCAATGCGTCGCCGACTTCCTGCACGGGGCCATCAAGGCGCGCGTCTCCACTGTGATCTCCGGCGGCACGGGGTCGGGCAAGACCACCCTGCTCAACGCGCTCTCGGCCGCCATCAGCCACAAGGAACGGCTGATCACCATCGAGGACGCCGCCGAGCTACAGATGCAGCAGCCCCATATCGTCCGCCTCGAAACCCGCCCCCCCAACATCGAGGGCAAGGGCGAGATCCGTCAGCGCGAGCTGGTGAAGAACGCCCTGCGCATGCGCCCCGACCGGGTGATCCTGGGCGAGGTCCGGGGCGAGGAAGCCTTCGACATGCTCCAGGCAATGAACACCGGCCACGAAGGCTCCATGGCCACCATCCACGCCAACACGCCGCGCGACGCCATCACCCGCCTGGAGCAGATGGTGGCGATGTCGGGCATGAAGTTGAGCCCTGAGGCGGTGCGCGGGCAGATCGCCTCGGCGGTGGGGCTGATCATCCAGATCATGCGGCTGTCGGACGGCAAGCGGAAGCTGATGAGCGTCACCGAGATCACCGGCATGGAAGGCCAGGTGGTGCAGATGCAGGAGATCTTCTTCTTCAACCGCCTGCACACCACCGCCGATGGCGTGGTGCACGGCGAGTTCCGCGCCAGCGGCCTGCGCGCCCGCTGCCTGGACGAGATGACCCGCCGCGGCATCGCCTACGACACCGCCAACTTTGACCCCTCGCGGGTGCTGGGCTGA